In the genome of Aequorivita sp. H23M31, the window ATAAACCTTGTCGGGAAGAATCCGTTTTAAAACGATAGATATTTTCTGCATCGGTGCCCCTACCCTATAATGAATTTTTGGATTTTTCGTGTTTATTATACCGTATATTACCTTCGCCATTTTTATTGGATCTTCACCACCATCCACGTGTTCGTCCATTAATTTGAGCGTATTGCTATAAGCTCTTTTATAAGGTGAGTTTTCTAAAACGGGGGAGTGATAACGGCCAGCGGCTATATTGGTCGCAAAATCCCCAGGTGCGACGTTGGTCATTTTTATTCCAAATTGAAGTGTTTCCATTCGCATGGCTTCAATGGTTATTTCAAATGCTGCCTTGGTAGCCGAATAAATTCCTCGGTATGGCAAACCCATATATCCCGCAATAGAAGTAACATTAATAATATAACCTTCTCCTTGTTTCCTCATTTGGGGCAAAACCGCTTTTATCACATTTATGGGACCGAATAAGTTAGTGCCAAAGGCATTTTTAATCTCGTTTTCTGGTGTTTCCTCAATAGGTCCGGTAATTCCAACACCAGCATTGTTTATAACCACATCAATCCTACCCTTTTTTGAGATTATTTCGGAAACAGCGGCTGTAATAGAATCGGTATCATTCACATCCATTTTAATAAGAGGGAATTTCGAATCCTTTATACGTTCGGGATTTCTACTGGTTCCAAAAACCACATAATTCCGCAAAGAAAGATATTCTCCAATCGCCTTCCCAATTCCAGATGAAGCACCGGTAATAAATATTACTTTTGACATAAATAACTGATAAAGTACAAAGGTGCGCTTATGCCTTAAGTTTTGCAAATTTCATTTGTATTGAAAGATTTAAATGTTTTATTGCATTTTACAGCGGACAGATATTAAAAAAAATAATCAGGAGAATTAAAAAACGAACTTTAATGTTAAACAAAAAACTGGATCGAGAATATTTCCGTTCGCAAAATTCATTGGTTCTAGCTGAAGATCTGCTTGGGAAAATTTTGGTGCGTGATTTTGGAAATGGTCATATTCTAAGAGCACCGATTCTTGAAACCGAAGCATACTTGGGCGCTAATGATTTAGCAAGCCACGCAAGCAAAGGTCGAACCCAACGAACTGAGATAATGTTTGCTCCGGGTGGAGTTGTCTATGCATACCTAATATATGGAGTTCATTGGATGTTAAA includes:
- a CDS encoding SDR family oxidoreductase, with product MSKVIFITGASSGIGKAIGEYLSLRNYVVFGTSRNPERIKDSKFPLIKMDVNDTDSITAAVSEIISKKGRIDVVINNAGVGITGPIEETPENEIKNAFGTNLFGPINVIKAVLPQMRKQGEGYIINVTSIAGYMGLPYRGIYSATKAAFEITIEAMRMETLQFGIKMTNVAPGDFATNIAAGRYHSPVLENSPYKRAYSNTLKLMDEHVDGGEDPIKMAKVIYGIINTKNPKIHYRVGAPMQKISIVLKRILPDKVYENLLLKHYKLK
- a CDS encoding DNA-3-methyladenine glycosylase, with translation MLNKKLDREYFRSQNSLVLAEDLLGKILVRDFGNGHILRAPILETEAYLGANDLASHASKGRTQRTEIMFAPGGVVYAYLIYGVHWMLNIVTGPKDHPEAVLIRGVENCIGPGRVGKLIGLDRSFYGENLEFSKRIWIEDAQSQGDIITSTRIGIDYAGEIWKNKPWRFTLKTRTF